In Solanum pennellii chromosome 3, SPENNV200, a single window of DNA contains:
- the LOC107014481 gene encoding transcription initiation factor TFIID subunit 2 isoform X4 — MDDNLQCCCYDLEFTVASNLVAVSTGSLLYQIWTKDVPARKTFVYRLSTPVNARWISLAVAPFEILPDSNITHLSHICLPADLTKLRHTVGFFHSAFSFYEDYLSASFPFGSYTQVFIPPEIAISSASIGAALSIFSSQFLFDGKVINKTIDTRIKLAYALARQWFGVYITPEAPNDDWLLDGLAGFLTDMFIKRFLGNNEARYRRYKANIAVCRADDSGATALSAVAASKNLYGTQCIGLFGKIRSWKSVAILQMLEKQMGPESFRKILQQIVARAQDVNRLLRTLSTKEFRHLANKVGNLERPFLKEFFPRWVGSCGCPVLKMGFSYNKRKNMVELAILRECTARFDLGDTMSNGKPDSEKQEGDGWPGMMSIRVHELDGMYDHPILPMTGEPWQLLEFQCHSRLAAKRFQKTKKSSKPDGSDDNGDTVANVDMRATSDSPLLWLRADPELEYLAEIHLNQPVQMWINQLEKDRDVVAQAQAIATLEALPHLSFSVVNALNNFLGDSKAFWRNRIEAAFALAGTASEETDWAGLTHLVAFYKARRFDANIGLPKPNDFLDFQEYFVLEAIPHAIAMVRAADQKSPREAVEFVLQLLKYNDNSGNPYSDVFWLAALVQSIGELEFGQQSIVYLSSLLKRVDRLLQFDRLMPSYNGILTISCIRSLTQIALKLSEFVPLDRVIELINPFRTSKTLWKVRVEASRSLLDLEFQRNGIDAALALFIRYLDEEPTLRGQVKLGVHAMRLCQIRNESDFDSDVKGETLVALLRLLESPISFNNVILRHYLFCILQVLARRAPTLYGVPKDETLRMGHAAFCSNLKNIFADLVKQSKPPEFPLENLEDILDDSAIADALPGNENAKGATISVPDSLFVSEVQKNTEDALLSNEIINTATGSIPDSLVVTEVQNETDLLNYRHGVMHLVGDLPLASSADPFREEPVLPDNEQTKPMVSLLHETGGMSMGPPTTDNLGSRDQGQPVINLGRDNPGISEPNREPDAVSASLERKKPVFKIKVRKTVTSSRAEDNENVTVDKSQDGFHEVDRGASSSVSVDAPQRNVVELLSSGGNQFPEDVNSCHDVGSHVTASIGSAKVAVEVEELTKELQCTAESSKVSLVPQLDDHLLADITRVDDPEAEPHKYASLHSLTMPNLPVHGKVKEKKKDKGKKRKVEGRKDDPEYLERKRLKKEKKRKEKELAKILKDEAKASTSLESRRKNEQRGTKAETIRNDHKLSLVEQEDGRKDEAEPRQVVNGAEAKATSSGFSGRNEDIGAKGASLQLKPGGSSGVMLNVDRGDTSVNAAPPTSSHKFKIRIKNRTLGKS, encoded by the exons ATGGATGACAATTTACAATGTTGCTG CTATGATTTGGAATTCACAGTGGCCAGTAATCTTGTGGCTGTTAGTACTGGAAGCTTACTTTATCAG ATCTGGACCAAGGATGTTCCTGCACGTAAAACTTTTGTCTACAGACTAAGTACTCCTGTTAATGCACGATGGATATCATTGGCAGTCGCACCATTTGAAATTCTTCCCGACTCCAATATTACTCATCTCTCACATATTTGTCTACCTGCTGACTTAACAAAGCTGCGGCATACTGTAGGATTTTTTCACAGTGCTTTTAG CTTCTATGAGGACTACCTTTCTGCATCATTTCCATTCGGGTCATACACACAAGTTTTTATTCCTCCTGAGATAGCAATATCCTCAGCGAGTATAGGAGCCGCCTTGAGCATCTTCAGCTCTCAATTCCTATTCGACGGGAAGGTCATTAATAAG ACTATAGATACAAGGATTAAACTTGCTTATGCCCTTGCAAGACAATGGTTTGGAGTGTATATCACCCCAGAAGCGCCAAATGATG ATTGGTTGTTGGATGGTCTTGCTGGTTTCTTGACTGATATGTTCATCAAGAGATTTCTTGGCAATAATGAAGCACGCTATAGGAGATACAAG GCTAATATTGCTGTTTGCAGAGCAGATGATAGTGGTGCAACTGCCTTAAGTGCTGTTGCTGCTTCAAAAAATTTGTATGGCACCCAGTGCATTGGTTTATTTGGAAAAATAAGATCTTGGAAGTCT GTTGCGATTCTCCAAATGTTAGAAAAACAGATGGGACCTGAGTCATTTCGCAAG ATTCTTCAGCAAATTGTTGCCCGGGCTCAAGATGTAAATCGGTTGTTGAGAACCCTTAGCACAAAAGAG TTCCGGCACCTTGCCAACAAGGTTGGTAATCTTGAACGCCCATTTCTTAAAGAATTCTTTCCACGTTGGGTCGGATCATGTGGCTGTCCAGTGCTGAA GATGGGATTCTCatataacaaaagaaagaatatgGTCGAGTTAGCAATATTGAGGGAATGCACCGCTAGATTCGACTTAGGTGATACTATGAGTAATGGTAAGCCTGATTCAGAAAAACAAGAAGGCGATGGGTGGCCTGGCATGATGAGCATACGGGTGCATGAGCTTGATGGCATGTATGACCATCCAATTCTTCCTATGACTGGTGAACCCTGGCAGCTGCTTGAATTTCAGTGTCATTCTAGACTTGCAGCAAAACGGTTTCAAAAAACCAAAAAGAGTTCTAAACCTGATGGTTCAGATGATAATGGTGACACTGTGGCTAATGTAGATATGCGTGCAAC CTCTGATTCACCATTGTTGTGGCTCCGGGCAGATCCTGAATTGGAGTATCTTGCTGAAATTCATTTAAATCAACCGGTCCAGATGTGG ATAAATCAATTGGAGAAGGACAGAGATGTGGTCGCTCAGGCGCAAGCTATAGCAACATTAGAAGCATTAccacatctttctttttcagttGTTAATGCTCTCAACAACTTCCTTGGTGACTCTAAG GCCTTTTGGAGGAATCGAATAGAGGCAGCATTTGCTTTGGCCGGTACAGCATCAGAG GAAACTGATTGGGCTGGCTTGACTCATCTTGTTGCATTTTATAAAGCTCGAAGATTTGATGCCAATATTGGACTTCCCAA gCCAAATGACTTCCTTGATTTCCAGGAGTACTTTGTACTTGAG GCTATTCCACATGCTATAGCTATGGTTCGAGCAGCTGACCAGAAAAGCCCTAGGGAAGCTGTTGAATTTGTTCTACAACTTCTGAAG TACAACGACAACAGTGGGAACCCCTACTCTGATGTGTTTTGGCTTGCTGCTTTAGTTCAGTCCATTGGTGAGCTTGAATTTGGACAACAG AGCATTGTGTATTTATCATCCCTTCTCAAGCGAGTTGATCGGCTCTTGCAATTTGACAG GTTGATGCCAAGTTACAATGGTATTTTGACAATTAGCTGCATCCGGTCTTTGACACAAATTGCACTAAAGCTGTCAGAGTTTGTTCCTCTT GATCGTGTCATTGAGCTCATTAATCCATTCCGAACTTCGAAGACACTCTGGAAAGTTCGGGTTGAAGCAAGCAGATCACTTCTTGATCTTGAATTCCAGCGCAATGGGATTGATGCTGCATTGGCATTGTTTATTAGATATTTGGATGAAGAGCCAACTTTAAGAG GTCAAGTGAAGTTAGGTGTGCATGCCATGCGTTTATGTCAGATTAGAAATGAATCTGATTTTGACAGTGATGTGAAGGGTGAAACTCTTGTTGCTTTATTGCGCCTGCTTGAGAGCCCAATCTCGTTTAACAATGTTATTCTTCGTCATTACTTGTTCTGCATCTTACAAGTCCTCGCTCGAAG AGCGCCGACACTGTATGGAGTGCCAAAAGATGAAACTTTGAGGATGGGGCATGCCGCATTTTGCAGCAATCTTAAGAATATTTTCGCTGATCTTGTCAAACAATCTAAGCCTCCTGAATTTCCTCTGGAGAACCTTGAAGATATTCTTGATGATTCAGCCATTGCAGATGCGCTTCCTGGCAATGAAAATGCAAAAGGTGCTACTATCTCAGTACCTGATAGTTTATTTGTATCAGAGGTCCAGAAAAACACGGAGGATGCTCTATTGAGTAATGAAATTATAAACACTGCTACTGGTTCTATACCTGATAGTTTGGTTGTTACAGAGGTCCAGAATGAGACAGATTTGCTGAATTATAGGCATGGAGTAATGCATCTGGTGGGTGACCTCCCACTGGCTAGCTCTGCGGATCCTTTTAGAGAAGAACCTGTCTTACCTGACAATGAGCAAACAAAGCCAATGGTGAGCCTGTTACATGAGACTGGAGGTATGTCCATGGGCCCCCCAACAACCGATAACCTTGGCAGCCGTGATCAAGGGCAGCCAGTAATCAATCTTGGACGAGATAATCCAGGAATTTCTGAACCTAACAGAGAACCTGATGCTGTTTCTGCAAGTCTTGAAAGAAAGAAGCCTGTTTTCAAGATTAAAGTGAGAAAAACTGTCACATCTTCTCGAGCTGAGGATAATGAAAATGTAACTGTGGACAAATCTCAAGATGGTTTTCATGAAGTTGACCGTGGGGCAAGTAGCTCAGTTTCTGTTGATGCACCTCAAAGAAATGTTGTTGAATTGTTAAGCAGTGGCGGTAACCAGTTCCCTGAGGATGTTAACTCTTGTCATGATGTTGGATCTCATGTTACTGCCAGCATTGGAAGTGCCAAAGTTGCTGTTGAAGTTGAAGAGCTAACAAAGGAGTTGCAGTGCACTGCTGAGTCGAGCAAAGTTTCTTTGGTGCCACAACTTGATGATCACTTATTAGCGGATATCACAAGAGTTGATGATCCTGAGGCTGAACCACATAAATATGCAAGTTTGCACTCGCTGACTATGCCTAACCTTCCAGTTCACGGCAAagtgaaggaaaagaagaaagacaaaGGAAAGAAACGAAAGGTGGAGGGGCGCAAAGATGACCCAGAGTACTTGGAGCGGAAAAGGTTAAAGAAGGAGAAGAAACGGAAGGAGAAGGAGTTAGCAAAGATTTTGAAAGACGAGGCAAAGGCTTCAACATCCTTGGAGAGTCGGAGGAAGAATGAGCAGCGAGGCACCAAAGCAGAGACAATCAGGAATGATCATAAGTTAAGTTTAGTAGAGCAAGAAGATGGTAGAAAAGATGAAGCTGAACCCAGACAAGTGGTGAATGGTGCAGAAGCAAAGGCAACGTCTTCAGGCTTTTCTGGTAGAAACGAGGATATCGGGGCTAAAGGAGCAAGCTTGCAATTGAAACCCGGGGGCTCTAGTGGGGTGATGTTAAATGTAGATAGAGGCGATACGAGTGTAAATGCTGCGCCACCTACTTCTTCACATAAGTTCAAAATCAGGATTAAAAACCGAACGCTTGGTAAATCATGA
- the LOC107014481 gene encoding transcription initiation factor TFIID subunit 2 isoform X1, with translation MAKPRKGKNEEQKGDNSEAVVRHQKLCLSIDMDKRRIYGYTELDVIVPENGILGLHADNLVIDSVTVDGEPTEFEVFPHYLALENGDRWCAVSSATSAADAAGSVYLSHLDRELLSNLLIMCKKPVEHDIERQEMHLENGVNSSAENNQNVKKVRIDYWVEKAETGIHFDGDVLHTDSQIRRARCWFPCMDDNLQCCCYDLEFTVASNLVAVSTGSLLYQIWTKDVPARKTFVYRLSTPVNARWISLAVAPFEILPDSNITHLSHICLPADLTKLRHTVGFFHSAFSFYEDYLSASFPFGSYTQVFIPPEIAISSASIGAALSIFSSQFLFDGKVINKTIDTRIKLAYALARQWFGVYITPEAPNDDWLLDGLAGFLTDMFIKRFLGNNEARYRRYKANIAVCRADDSGATALSAVAASKNLYGTQCIGLFGKIRSWKSVAILQMLEKQMGPESFRKILQQIVARAQDVNRLLRTLSTKEFRHLANKVGNLERPFLKEFFPRWVGSCGCPVLKMGFSYNKRKNMVELAILRECTARFDLGDTMSNGKPDSEKQEGDGWPGMMSIRVHELDGMYDHPILPMTGEPWQLLEFQCHSRLAAKRFQKTKKSSKPDGSDDNGDTVANVDMRATSDSPLLWLRADPELEYLAEIHLNQPVQMWINQLEKDRDVVAQAQAIATLEALPHLSFSVVNALNNFLGDSKAFWRNRIEAAFALAGTASEETDWAGLTHLVAFYKARRFDANIGLPKPNDFLDFQEYFVLEAIPHAIAMVRAADQKSPREAVEFVLQLLKYNDNSGNPYSDVFWLAALVQSIGELEFGQQSIVYLSSLLKRVDRLLQFDRLMPSYNGILTISCIRSLTQIALKLSEFVPLDRVIELINPFRTSKTLWKVRVEASRSLLDLEFQRNGIDAALALFIRYLDEEPTLRGQVKLGVHAMRLCQIRNESDFDSDVKGETLVALLRLLESPISFNNVILRHYLFCILQVLARRAPTLYGVPKDETLRMGHAAFCSNLKNIFADLVKQSKPPEFPLENLEDILDDSAIADALPGNENAKGATISVPDSLFVSEVQKNTEDALLSNEIINTATGSIPDSLVVTEVQNETDLLNYRHGVMHLVGDLPLASSADPFREEPVLPDNEQTKPMVSLLHETGGMSMGPPTTDNLGSRDQGQPVINLGRDNPGISEPNREPDAVSASLERKKPVFKIKVRKTVTSSRAEDNENVTVDKSQDGFHEVDRGASSSVSVDAPQRNVVELLSSGGNQFPEDVNSCHDVGSHVTASIGSAKVAVEVEELTKELQCTAESSKVSLVPQLDDHLLADITRVDDPEAEPHKYASLHSLTMPNLPVHGKVKEKKKDKGKKRKVEGRKDDPEYLERKRLKKEKKRKEKELAKILKDEAKASTSLESRRKNEQRGTKAETIRNDHKLSLVEQEDGRKDEAEPRQVVNGAEAKATSSGFSGRNEDIGAKGASLQLKPGGSSGVMLNVDRGDTSVNAAPPTSSHKFKIRIKNRTLGKS, from the exons ATGGCGAAGCCTCGAAAAGGGAAGAACGAAGAACAGAAAGGGGATAATTCTGAAGCAGTCGTTCGTCATCAGAAACTATGTCTCTCAATTGACATGGACAAGCGTCGAATTTACGG TTACACAGAGCTTGATGTAATTGTACCAGAAAATGGAATTTTGGGCTTGCACGCGGATAATTTGGTGATAGACAGTGTTACAGTTGATGGGGAGCCTACAGAATTTGAAGTTTTCCCGCACTATTTAGCATTAGAAAATGGGGATAGATGGTGCGCTGTATCATCAGCTACTTCAGCTGCTGATGCGGCTGGTTCAGTTTACTTGTCACATCTAGATAGAGAATTGCTGTCAAATTTGCTGATCATGTGCAAAAAACCCGTGGAGCATGATATTGAAAGACAGGAAATGCATTTAGAGAATGGAGTGAACTCTTCAGCTGAAAATAATCAG AATGTTAAGAAGGTCCGTATTGATTATTGGGTAGAGAAAGCCGAAACCGGAATCCACTTTGATGGTGATGTTTTACATACTGACAGCCAAATTCGGCGTGCACGATGTTGGTTCCCCTGCATGGATGACAATTTACAATGTTGCTG CTATGATTTGGAATTCACAGTGGCCAGTAATCTTGTGGCTGTTAGTACTGGAAGCTTACTTTATCAG ATCTGGACCAAGGATGTTCCTGCACGTAAAACTTTTGTCTACAGACTAAGTACTCCTGTTAATGCACGATGGATATCATTGGCAGTCGCACCATTTGAAATTCTTCCCGACTCCAATATTACTCATCTCTCACATATTTGTCTACCTGCTGACTTAACAAAGCTGCGGCATACTGTAGGATTTTTTCACAGTGCTTTTAG CTTCTATGAGGACTACCTTTCTGCATCATTTCCATTCGGGTCATACACACAAGTTTTTATTCCTCCTGAGATAGCAATATCCTCAGCGAGTATAGGAGCCGCCTTGAGCATCTTCAGCTCTCAATTCCTATTCGACGGGAAGGTCATTAATAAG ACTATAGATACAAGGATTAAACTTGCTTATGCCCTTGCAAGACAATGGTTTGGAGTGTATATCACCCCAGAAGCGCCAAATGATG ATTGGTTGTTGGATGGTCTTGCTGGTTTCTTGACTGATATGTTCATCAAGAGATTTCTTGGCAATAATGAAGCACGCTATAGGAGATACAAG GCTAATATTGCTGTTTGCAGAGCAGATGATAGTGGTGCAACTGCCTTAAGTGCTGTTGCTGCTTCAAAAAATTTGTATGGCACCCAGTGCATTGGTTTATTTGGAAAAATAAGATCTTGGAAGTCT GTTGCGATTCTCCAAATGTTAGAAAAACAGATGGGACCTGAGTCATTTCGCAAG ATTCTTCAGCAAATTGTTGCCCGGGCTCAAGATGTAAATCGGTTGTTGAGAACCCTTAGCACAAAAGAG TTCCGGCACCTTGCCAACAAGGTTGGTAATCTTGAACGCCCATTTCTTAAAGAATTCTTTCCACGTTGGGTCGGATCATGTGGCTGTCCAGTGCTGAA GATGGGATTCTCatataacaaaagaaagaatatgGTCGAGTTAGCAATATTGAGGGAATGCACCGCTAGATTCGACTTAGGTGATACTATGAGTAATGGTAAGCCTGATTCAGAAAAACAAGAAGGCGATGGGTGGCCTGGCATGATGAGCATACGGGTGCATGAGCTTGATGGCATGTATGACCATCCAATTCTTCCTATGACTGGTGAACCCTGGCAGCTGCTTGAATTTCAGTGTCATTCTAGACTTGCAGCAAAACGGTTTCAAAAAACCAAAAAGAGTTCTAAACCTGATGGTTCAGATGATAATGGTGACACTGTGGCTAATGTAGATATGCGTGCAAC CTCTGATTCACCATTGTTGTGGCTCCGGGCAGATCCTGAATTGGAGTATCTTGCTGAAATTCATTTAAATCAACCGGTCCAGATGTGG ATAAATCAATTGGAGAAGGACAGAGATGTGGTCGCTCAGGCGCAAGCTATAGCAACATTAGAAGCATTAccacatctttctttttcagttGTTAATGCTCTCAACAACTTCCTTGGTGACTCTAAG GCCTTTTGGAGGAATCGAATAGAGGCAGCATTTGCTTTGGCCGGTACAGCATCAGAG GAAACTGATTGGGCTGGCTTGACTCATCTTGTTGCATTTTATAAAGCTCGAAGATTTGATGCCAATATTGGACTTCCCAA gCCAAATGACTTCCTTGATTTCCAGGAGTACTTTGTACTTGAG GCTATTCCACATGCTATAGCTATGGTTCGAGCAGCTGACCAGAAAAGCCCTAGGGAAGCTGTTGAATTTGTTCTACAACTTCTGAAG TACAACGACAACAGTGGGAACCCCTACTCTGATGTGTTTTGGCTTGCTGCTTTAGTTCAGTCCATTGGTGAGCTTGAATTTGGACAACAG AGCATTGTGTATTTATCATCCCTTCTCAAGCGAGTTGATCGGCTCTTGCAATTTGACAG GTTGATGCCAAGTTACAATGGTATTTTGACAATTAGCTGCATCCGGTCTTTGACACAAATTGCACTAAAGCTGTCAGAGTTTGTTCCTCTT GATCGTGTCATTGAGCTCATTAATCCATTCCGAACTTCGAAGACACTCTGGAAAGTTCGGGTTGAAGCAAGCAGATCACTTCTTGATCTTGAATTCCAGCGCAATGGGATTGATGCTGCATTGGCATTGTTTATTAGATATTTGGATGAAGAGCCAACTTTAAGAG GTCAAGTGAAGTTAGGTGTGCATGCCATGCGTTTATGTCAGATTAGAAATGAATCTGATTTTGACAGTGATGTGAAGGGTGAAACTCTTGTTGCTTTATTGCGCCTGCTTGAGAGCCCAATCTCGTTTAACAATGTTATTCTTCGTCATTACTTGTTCTGCATCTTACAAGTCCTCGCTCGAAG AGCGCCGACACTGTATGGAGTGCCAAAAGATGAAACTTTGAGGATGGGGCATGCCGCATTTTGCAGCAATCTTAAGAATATTTTCGCTGATCTTGTCAAACAATCTAAGCCTCCTGAATTTCCTCTGGAGAACCTTGAAGATATTCTTGATGATTCAGCCATTGCAGATGCGCTTCCTGGCAATGAAAATGCAAAAGGTGCTACTATCTCAGTACCTGATAGTTTATTTGTATCAGAGGTCCAGAAAAACACGGAGGATGCTCTATTGAGTAATGAAATTATAAACACTGCTACTGGTTCTATACCTGATAGTTTGGTTGTTACAGAGGTCCAGAATGAGACAGATTTGCTGAATTATAGGCATGGAGTAATGCATCTGGTGGGTGACCTCCCACTGGCTAGCTCTGCGGATCCTTTTAGAGAAGAACCTGTCTTACCTGACAATGAGCAAACAAAGCCAATGGTGAGCCTGTTACATGAGACTGGAGGTATGTCCATGGGCCCCCCAACAACCGATAACCTTGGCAGCCGTGATCAAGGGCAGCCAGTAATCAATCTTGGACGAGATAATCCAGGAATTTCTGAACCTAACAGAGAACCTGATGCTGTTTCTGCAAGTCTTGAAAGAAAGAAGCCTGTTTTCAAGATTAAAGTGAGAAAAACTGTCACATCTTCTCGAGCTGAGGATAATGAAAATGTAACTGTGGACAAATCTCAAGATGGTTTTCATGAAGTTGACCGTGGGGCAAGTAGCTCAGTTTCTGTTGATGCACCTCAAAGAAATGTTGTTGAATTGTTAAGCAGTGGCGGTAACCAGTTCCCTGAGGATGTTAACTCTTGTCATGATGTTGGATCTCATGTTACTGCCAGCATTGGAAGTGCCAAAGTTGCTGTTGAAGTTGAAGAGCTAACAAAGGAGTTGCAGTGCACTGCTGAGTCGAGCAAAGTTTCTTTGGTGCCACAACTTGATGATCACTTATTAGCGGATATCACAAGAGTTGATGATCCTGAGGCTGAACCACATAAATATGCAAGTTTGCACTCGCTGACTATGCCTAACCTTCCAGTTCACGGCAAagtgaaggaaaagaagaaagacaaaGGAAAGAAACGAAAGGTGGAGGGGCGCAAAGATGACCCAGAGTACTTGGAGCGGAAAAGGTTAAAGAAGGAGAAGAAACGGAAGGAGAAGGAGTTAGCAAAGATTTTGAAAGACGAGGCAAAGGCTTCAACATCCTTGGAGAGTCGGAGGAAGAATGAGCAGCGAGGCACCAAAGCAGAGACAATCAGGAATGATCATAAGTTAAGTTTAGTAGAGCAAGAAGATGGTAGAAAAGATGAAGCTGAACCCAGACAAGTGGTGAATGGTGCAGAAGCAAAGGCAACGTCTTCAGGCTTTTCTGGTAGAAACGAGGATATCGGGGCTAAAGGAGCAAGCTTGCAATTGAAACCCGGGGGCTCTAGTGGGGTGATGTTAAATGTAGATAGAGGCGATACGAGTGTAAATGCTGCGCCACCTACTTCTTCACATAAGTTCAAAATCAGGATTAAAAACCGAACGCTTGGTAAATCATGA